A stretch of Vannielia litorea DNA encodes these proteins:
- the icmH gene encoding type IVB secretion system protein IcmH/DotU codes for MSDEKDSGKTVIRPMPGGAFGGQKTTGPGSQKTVIGGSMPAQGGWGSPPPASPPPGQGGGFGGQDSGFGGDGGGDVWGGGGGNTGGAGGGGGGFGGPQQGPSQGFGPPPGQNQGFGGPADHASSGQWMGAKPQQEGFFPEMRREQQQVQRAPVKKISLDAALSAKTSGMSADANPIVAAAASLLVLFGRLRSQVVDMHAVPLMQHVTEEIESFEEKMLESGVDQTDALIAKYCVCGTADDIVQNLPGTDRGVWLQYSMSARFFNKRTAGVGFFQEVDKALQNPIHKYHLLELMLICMQLGFEGQYRAMQGGDIKLTQIKRGVYEALRRVKARGDDDISPRWKGVELAARRSFTKVPVWAYAILASAILAGGYFGMRLMLTTEGNELTENMRELHPREMIELVRRTTGPVAPPPLPPAPVETGQFDRLSEAFAGNEAITVEIKGDFIIIKLDNSILFDSGKADVKEAFIPLGEDIAQVLENEPGPIRFIGHTDSDKMSGRGKYKNNFELSVARAKSVAGVITPLLSDPERVEVDGRGEDEPIASNDTPEGKALNRRVEIMIQREETLDQQI; via the coding sequence ATGAGCGACGAGAAGGACTCTGGCAAGACCGTGATCCGCCCGATGCCGGGCGGGGCCTTCGGCGGCCAGAAGACGACCGGACCGGGCTCGCAGAAAACCGTGATCGGCGGCTCGATGCCCGCTCAGGGCGGCTGGGGCAGCCCGCCGCCGGCCTCTCCTCCGCCCGGCCAGGGCGGCGGCTTTGGCGGCCAGGACAGCGGCTTTGGCGGCGACGGCGGCGGCGATGTCTGGGGCGGCGGCGGTGGCAACACCGGCGGCGCGGGCGGGGGCGGGGGCGGCTTTGGCGGCCCGCAGCAAGGCCCGAGCCAGGGCTTCGGCCCGCCACCCGGCCAGAACCAGGGCTTCGGCGGCCCGGCCGACCATGCCAGCTCGGGCCAGTGGATGGGGGCCAAGCCGCAGCAGGAGGGGTTCTTCCCCGAGATGCGCCGCGAGCAGCAGCAGGTTCAGCGCGCGCCGGTCAAGAAGATCAGCCTCGACGCCGCGCTCTCGGCCAAGACCTCCGGCATGTCGGCCGATGCCAACCCGATCGTGGCCGCAGCGGCCTCCCTGCTCGTTCTCTTCGGGCGCCTGCGCAGCCAGGTCGTCGACATGCACGCCGTGCCGCTGATGCAGCACGTCACCGAGGAGATCGAGTCCTTCGAGGAGAAGATGCTGGAGTCCGGGGTTGACCAGACCGATGCGCTGATCGCCAAGTATTGCGTCTGCGGCACCGCCGACGACATCGTGCAGAACCTGCCGGGCACCGACCGCGGCGTGTGGCTGCAGTATTCGATGTCGGCGCGGTTCTTCAACAAGCGGACGGCCGGCGTGGGCTTCTTTCAGGAGGTCGACAAGGCGCTCCAGAACCCGATCCACAAGTATCATCTGCTGGAGCTGATGCTGATCTGCATGCAGCTCGGCTTCGAGGGCCAGTATCGCGCGATGCAGGGGGGCGACATCAAGCTCACCCAGATCAAGCGGGGCGTTTACGAGGCGCTGCGGCGGGTCAAGGCGCGCGGCGACGACGACATCAGCCCGCGCTGGAAGGGCGTGGAGCTTGCGGCGCGGCGCAGCTTTACCAAGGTGCCGGTCTGGGCCTATGCGATCCTGGCTTCGGCGATCCTGGCCGGTGGCTACTTCGGGATGCGGTTGATGCTGACGACCGAGGGCAACGAGCTGACCGAGAACATGCGCGAGCTGCATCCGCGCGAGATGATCGAGCTGGTGCGCCGCACCACGGGGCCGGTCGCCCCGCCGCCGCTGCCGCCCGCGCCGGTGGAGACCGGCCAGTTCGACCGGCTGAGCGAGGCCTTTGCCGGCAACGAGGCCATCACGGTGGAGATCAAGGGCGACTTCATCATCATCAAGCTCGACAACTCGATCCTGTTCGACAGCGGCAAGGCCGATGTGAAGGAGGCCTTCATCCCGCTGGGCGAAGACATCGCGCAGGTGCTGGAAAACGAGCCGGGGCCGATCCGGTTCATCGGCCATACCGACAGCGACAAGATGTCGGGCCGGGGCAAGTACAAGAACAACTTCGAGCTCTCCGTGGCCCGCGCCAAGAGCGTGGCGGGCGTGATCACGCCGCTGCTCAGCGATCCCGAGCGGGTCGAGGTGGACGGGCGCGGCGAGGACGAACCGATTGCCTCCAACGACACGCCGGAGGGCAAGGCCCTCAACCGGCGGGTGGAGATCATGATCCAGCGCGAAGAGACGCTGGATCAACAGATTTGA
- the tssK gene encoding type VI secretion system baseplate subunit TssK, protein MSWFSKVAWKEGLFLQPHHFQQSDRYFEKLLEARTRLASPYPWGFSQIEIDRDVAQQMKFGLRSATGIFPDGTPFDMPGTSQLPPPIDIPEGSEGQSVWLTLPMVQVNGREVGTEDESSRSARYRLAAETVADSTASMRLEQDIEVAHPRVEFDVRKTEKPGYNCLRLARVVEVRDKTVIFDEKFAPPVLSIHAHPVVAGWIERVVGWVETKLESLARYASDPSSGGGLQATDYFMLLVLNREIGLLRHYRNSKYIHPEELYQLFLRLVGELWTFDEKRLAIEYPPYDQDNLEEVFEPITRDIQRLLSRDVGRAVRLNVEELRPGSGSFMAKVTDRNLFRDASFVLEVSADKPLTQIQQQFPALCKVGPNTQMNAIVNNNLPGLELVHMPTPPRQIRAVTSHVYFNIDKNNPMWREFSTAPAIGLHFAGDWPDLKLEIWGIQENR, encoded by the coding sequence ATGAGCTGGTTTTCAAAAGTCGCGTGGAAGGAGGGGCTGTTTCTGCAGCCTCACCATTTTCAACAGAGCGACAGATACTTCGAGAAGTTGCTGGAAGCCCGCACCCGGCTTGCTTCGCCGTACCCTTGGGGGTTTTCCCAGATCGAGATCGACAGGGACGTGGCCCAGCAGATGAAGTTCGGGCTGCGCTCGGCGACCGGCATCTTTCCCGATGGCACGCCCTTCGACATGCCGGGCACCAGCCAGCTGCCGCCGCCGATCGACATTCCCGAAGGCTCGGAGGGCCAGTCTGTCTGGCTGACGCTGCCGATGGTGCAGGTGAACGGGCGCGAGGTGGGCACCGAGGACGAGTCCAGCCGCTCGGCGCGCTACCGTCTGGCCGCCGAAACGGTGGCCGACAGCACCGCCTCGATGCGGCTGGAGCAGGATATCGAGGTGGCGCATCCGCGCGTGGAGTTCGATGTCCGAAAGACCGAGAAGCCCGGCTACAACTGCCTGCGCCTGGCCCGGGTGGTCGAGGTGCGCGACAAGACGGTGATCTTCGACGAGAAGTTCGCGCCGCCGGTGCTGAGCATCCATGCCCATCCGGTGGTAGCAGGCTGGATCGAGCGGGTGGTCGGCTGGGTCGAGACCAAGCTCGAGAGCCTTGCCCGCTATGCCTCGGACCCCTCCTCGGGCGGCGGGTTGCAGGCGACCGACTACTTCATGCTGCTGGTGCTGAACCGCGAGATTGGGCTGCTGCGGCACTACCGGAACAGCAAGTACATCCATCCCGAGGAGCTCTATCAGCTCTTCCTCCGCCTTGTGGGCGAACTCTGGACCTTCGACGAGAAGCGGCTGGCCATCGAGTACCCGCCCTACGACCAGGACAATCTCGAAGAGGTCTTCGAGCCGATCACCCGCGACATACAGCGCCTGCTCAGCCGGGACGTGGGCCGCGCGGTGCGGCTCAACGTGGAAGAGCTGCGCCCCGGCTCGGGCAGCTTCATGGCCAAGGTCACCGACCGCAACCTGTTCCGCGATGCCTCCTTCGTGCTCGAGGTCAGCGCCGACAAGCCGCTGACCCAAATCCAGCAGCAGTTTCCCGCGCTCTGCAAGGTTGGACCCAACACCCAGATGAATGCTATCGTGAACAACAACCTGCCGGGTCTGGAGCTGGTGCACATGCCCACGCCGCCCCGGCAGATCCGTGCCGTCACGAGCCACGTCTACTTCAACATCGACAAGAACAACCCGATGTGGCGCGAGTTCTCGACGGCCCCGGCCATCGGCCTGCACTTCGCCGGTGACTGGCCCGATCTCAAGCTCGAGATCTGGGGTATCCAGGAGAACAGGTAG